The following proteins are encoded in a genomic region of Euryarchaeota archaeon:
- the mscL gene encoding large conductance mechanosensitive channel protein MscL, with translation MIEEFKKFIMRGNVVDLAVGVVIGVAFGAIIKSFTDDLLMPVIGLLMGGTDFTNLFVVLRQGAPSGPYATLDAAKTAGAVTWRFGLFLNSLMTFTIVAAALFMMIRTINRLAESPKGRTATTKPCPECAMTIPLGAKRCPYCTSSVG, from the coding sequence ATGATCGAAGAGTTCAAGAAGTTCATCATGCGCGGGAACGTGGTCGACCTCGCCGTCGGGGTCGTGATTGGCGTTGCGTTCGGGGCGATAATCAAGTCTTTCACCGACGACCTCCTGATGCCCGTCATCGGCCTTCTCATGGGGGGGACGGATTTCACGAACCTGTTCGTCGTCTTGCGGCAGGGGGCGCCCTCGGGGCCCTACGCGACGCTCGACGCTGCCAAGACAGCCGGCGCGGTCACTTGGCGGTTCGGTCTTTTCCTCAACTCCCTCATGACCTTCACGATAGTCGCGGCGGCCCTTTTCATGATGATACGGACGATCAACCGTCTCGCCGAGAGCCCGAAGGGGCGCACGGCAACGACGAAACCCTGTCCCGAGTGCGCCATGACGATTCCGTTGGGTGCAAAGCGATGCCCATATTGCACGTCATCGGTCGGTTAG